The Candidatus Melainabacteria bacterium DNA segment CAAAATCACCAGTGTGTAGTCCTTCCTCTATGATTTTGCATATGTTATTTCCCAGCTTAGCAAGACTTTCATTTATTATTTTGTAAACAATAAAAACATCCAGACCTTGATAGTCGTGTACAACTCTATTTCTAAAGTTTATTATTTTATCCCATTCAATTTCTTTATATCTATTTTTTAATTTATCACTAAGTTTGTTAGTGTTTTCACCAATAAACGACAATAAATTTAAGCAGGCATTGTAGTTAAGTTGTT contains these protein-coding regions:
- a CDS encoding DUF86 domain-containing protein; this encodes MLRSIRNDLLYLLGILNAIEKTKKYSETYKSAEEFFEANEQLNYNACLNLLSFIGENTNKLSDKLKNRYKEIEWDKIINFRNRVVHDYQGLDVFIVYKIINESLAKLGNNICKIIEEGLHTGDFDKDEYVIAKENKYYRFIDFNKIKF